In Gemmata obscuriglobus, a single genomic region encodes these proteins:
- a CDS encoding single-stranded DNA-binding protein, translated as MATLNKVMLIGRLTKPPEPPRVLPNSGSTVVKFRFAVGRSKKNDAGGWDKDPNQLYVDCEVFSRADSKRNLADLVTKYAKQGDMMYLEGRLVFEEWEDKNGGGKRSKHKLVVDSLEFLGGKSDGDGGEGGGGGYSGGAADRGGYSGGGGYSGGGGGGNGGGRPSGGGRPSGGGRSAPPPSDDDGGGGDDPIPF; from the coding sequence ATGGCGACTCTGAATAAGGTGATGTTGATCGGTCGGCTCACGAAGCCGCCGGAGCCGCCGCGGGTGCTGCCCAACAGTGGTAGCACGGTGGTGAAGTTCCGGTTCGCGGTGGGCCGGAGCAAGAAGAACGATGCGGGCGGGTGGGACAAGGACCCCAACCAGTTGTACGTCGACTGCGAGGTGTTCTCCCGGGCCGACAGCAAGCGCAACCTTGCCGATCTGGTCACCAAGTACGCCAAGCAAGGCGACATGATGTACCTCGAAGGCCGGTTGGTGTTCGAGGAGTGGGAAGACAAAAACGGCGGCGGGAAGCGCTCGAAGCACAAGCTCGTCGTCGACAGCTTAGAGTTCCTCGGCGGTAAGAGCGACGGGGACGGCGGCGAAGGCGGCGGGGGCGGTTATTCCGGCGGTGCCGCGGACCGCGGTGGTTACTCCGGCGGCGGAGGCTACTCGGGTGGCGGCGGCGGCGGAAACGGTGGCGGTCGCCCGTCGGGCGGCGGTCGCCCGTCGGGCGGCGGGCGCAGTGCCCCGCCCCCGAGCGACGACGACGGGGGTGGGGGCGACGACCCGATCCCGTTCTAA
- the rplI gene encoding 50S ribosomal protein L9, with translation MAKSTTKKTDAKSAAPKEKKLPQKKVRVRNQVKKGPHGGTLVVLVDDTAHVGKQGEVVEVKAGYARNYLIPYGKAVIPSEENLRTLAQYKIKVEKAREAKIADLKVLAEQLTRLPAVTIEANATEEGHLYGSIGPIEVSKTLKGKNLKVEPEMVKLENPIKEANTLTEVPLSLGYGIEAKIQVLVVAMQGKK, from the coding sequence ATGGCCAAGAGCACCACGAAGAAGACCGACGCCAAGAGCGCGGCCCCGAAAGAAAAGAAGCTCCCGCAGAAGAAGGTTCGGGTGCGGAACCAGGTGAAGAAGGGGCCGCACGGCGGCACCCTGGTCGTGCTGGTGGACGACACCGCACACGTCGGCAAGCAGGGCGAGGTGGTCGAGGTGAAGGCGGGTTACGCCCGCAACTACCTCATCCCTTACGGCAAGGCCGTGATCCCCTCGGAAGAGAACCTGCGGACCCTAGCGCAGTACAAGATCAAGGTCGAGAAGGCCCGCGAGGCCAAGATCGCGGACCTCAAGGTGCTCGCCGAGCAGCTCACCCGCCTGCCGGCCGTCACCATCGAAGCGAACGCCACCGAGGAAGGCCACCTGTACGGCTCGATCGGGCCGATCGAGGTGAGCAAGACCCTCAAGGGCAAGAACCTGAAGGTCGAGCCCGAGATGGTGAAGCTCGAAAACCCGATCAAGGAAGCGAACACGCTGACCGAAGTGCCGCTGTCGCTCGGTTACGGCATCGAAGCCAAGATCCAGGTGCTCGTCGTCGCGATGCAGGGCAAGAAGTAA
- a CDS encoding 30S ribosomal protein S6 gives MTTAPGTTGAGNYLKVTMPIQTYETLFLLDPTKVSSDAEGVKQQLHTLIERHGGTIEVSRPWDYNHKLAYPIGKSKKGSFHIIYYTFESTKQANLENDFKLQEGLILRQLTSKIDPKWRAEMMKVAHEDQGNGFALRGMQDEQTVQTDPAAIGGESLLGEDGGLRDGGPPRRGRRDMAEKPE, from the coding sequence GTGACCACCGCGCCCGGTACGACCGGCGCGGGCAACTACCTGAAGGTAACCATGCCGATCCAGACCTACGAAACGCTGTTCCTCCTCGACCCGACCAAGGTGTCGTCCGACGCCGAGGGCGTCAAGCAGCAGTTGCACACGCTGATCGAGCGCCACGGCGGCACGATCGAGGTGAGCCGCCCCTGGGACTACAACCACAAGCTCGCGTACCCGATCGGGAAGTCCAAGAAGGGCAGCTTCCACATCATCTATTACACGTTCGAGAGCACCAAGCAGGCCAACCTCGAGAACGATTTCAAGCTCCAAGAAGGGCTGATCCTGCGCCAACTGACCAGCAAGATCGACCCGAAGTGGCGCGCGGAAATGATGAAGGTCGCGCACGAGGACCAGGGCAACGGCTTCGCCCTCCGCGGCATGCAGGACGAGCAGACCGTGCAGACCGACCCGGCGGCCATCGGCGGCGAGTCCCTGCTGGGCGAGGACGGCGGCCTGCGCGACGGCGGCCCGCCCCGCCGCGGCCGCCGCGACATGGCCGAGAAGCCGGAGTAG
- a CDS encoding NAD-dependent epimerase/dehydratase family protein: MSTPKRILVTGSAGRIGRAAVSELVARGHTVVGFDLHPTPGLSADRSVVAPLADVAALRRAATGADVIIHLAATPDDARFPRGAAPDDGDNFLSDLVPGNIVGPYEVMEAARVLKVPRVVLASTGQVVAGYFQDGTLPIAPDVLPRPRYLYACTKVFLEALGQVYANEHGITVLAVRLGWCPRPGQEEEFRQSDFGPDVYLSPGDAGRFFAATVEAPALPPFGVVYSTSRHVRKHMYDLTPAQKLLGWEPRDQWPEGSGE; the protein is encoded by the coding sequence ATGAGCACTCCGAAGCGAATCCTCGTTACCGGGTCCGCGGGCCGCATCGGCCGGGCGGCGGTGTCCGAACTCGTCGCGCGCGGCCACACCGTTGTGGGGTTCGACCTCCATCCCACACCGGGGCTGTCGGCCGATCGGTCGGTTGTCGCGCCGCTCGCCGACGTGGCCGCGCTCCGTCGCGCCGCGACCGGAGCGGACGTCATCATTCACCTCGCGGCCACCCCGGACGACGCCCGGTTCCCGCGTGGGGCCGCGCCGGACGACGGGGATAACTTCCTGAGCGATCTGGTTCCCGGCAACATCGTCGGCCCGTATGAGGTCATGGAAGCGGCCCGGGTGCTGAAGGTTCCGCGGGTGGTGCTGGCGAGCACCGGTCAGGTGGTCGCGGGCTATTTTCAGGACGGAACGCTGCCGATCGCGCCCGACGTGCTGCCGCGCCCGCGCTACCTGTACGCCTGCACGAAGGTGTTCCTCGAAGCCCTGGGGCAGGTGTACGCCAACGAACACGGGATCACGGTGCTCGCGGTTCGGTTGGGGTGGTGCCCGCGGCCCGGCCAAGAGGAAGAGTTCCGCCAGAGCGACTTCGGCCCCGATGTGTACCTCAGTCCGGGTGACGCCGGCCGGTTCTTTGCCGCGACGGTCGAAGCGCCGGCGCTCCCGCCGTTCGGGGTGGTGTATTCCACGAGCCGACACGTGCGGAAGCACATGTACGACCTGACCCCCGCGCAAAAACTGCTGGGGTGGGAACCCCGGGACCAGTGGCCGGAAGGGAGCGGGGAGTGA
- the pth gene encoding aminoacyl-tRNA hydrolase: MKVIVGLGNPGPKYAGTRHNVGFDVIDYLANGPGVGSARERFEALISETKEGDETVLLVKPLTFMNLSGRAVRAILDFYKVPVENVLVICDDLNLPLGKLRMRIKGSHGGQNGLRNIQEQLGTDAYCRLRVGLGQPAVGDAVDFVLGKFKPGERAAAEEAIATAAQAALVWAKQGAEASMNRFNGGSADDGGAKEKGKGQKAKKAKGETPQPE; this comes from the coding sequence ATGAAGGTGATCGTCGGACTCGGGAACCCCGGGCCGAAGTACGCCGGCACGCGGCACAACGTCGGTTTCGATGTGATCGATTACCTCGCGAACGGCCCCGGCGTCGGGTCCGCGCGCGAGCGGTTCGAGGCCCTCATTTCGGAAACGAAAGAGGGCGACGAAACGGTGCTGCTGGTCAAGCCGCTCACGTTCATGAACCTGAGCGGCCGGGCGGTCCGTGCGATCCTCGACTTCTACAAGGTGCCGGTCGAGAACGTGCTCGTGATCTGCGACGACCTGAACCTGCCCCTGGGCAAGCTCCGGATGCGGATCAAGGGGAGCCACGGCGGGCAGAACGGGCTCCGCAACATTCAGGAACAGCTCGGTACGGACGCCTACTGTCGGCTCCGGGTCGGCCTGGGCCAGCCCGCGGTCGGCGACGCGGTGGATTTCGTGCTGGGGAAGTTCAAGCCCGGCGAGCGGGCGGCAGCCGAAGAGGCCATCGCCACCGCGGCGCAGGCGGCGCTCGTGTGGGCCAAGCAGGGCGCCGAGGCGTCGATGAACCGCTTCAACGGCGGTTCGGCCGACGACGGCGGGGCGAAGGAAAAGGGGAAAGGCCAAAAGGCCAAGAAAGCCAAAGGGGAGACGCCGCAACCGGAGTGA
- the lpxA gene encoding acyl-ACP--UDP-N-acetylglucosamine O-acyltransferase, whose translation MTSPALPHVHPTAIVSPEANLLPDVKIGPYTIIEGPVTLGPGCVIGPHVQLIGPLTMGANNEVGAGSVLGGAPQHLGYKGEVTAVEIGSGNIFREHVTIHRGMPVGAGPGTGVTRIGDRGFFMAGAHIAHDCVVGNDVILANAALLGGHVTVGDRAFISGNSAVHQFCRVGRLAFLSGASGSSKDIPPFWVMQDVNYVRGLNLIGMRRAGIPPAERTAIRKAYRIIYMTRPALPLSAALARIEAEVGEFPAVQELVEFIRTSKRGICGAHRLASDASDDESAAA comes from the coding sequence ATGACGAGCCCCGCGCTCCCGCACGTTCACCCGACCGCGATCGTCTCCCCGGAAGCGAACCTGCTGCCCGATGTGAAAATCGGGCCGTACACGATTATCGAAGGGCCGGTCACGCTCGGCCCCGGGTGCGTGATCGGGCCGCACGTGCAGCTCATCGGTCCGCTTACGATGGGCGCCAACAACGAGGTCGGCGCGGGGTCCGTGCTGGGCGGGGCGCCGCAGCACCTCGGCTACAAGGGCGAAGTCACGGCGGTCGAGATCGGCAGCGGGAACATCTTCCGCGAACACGTCACCATCCACCGCGGGATGCCAGTCGGCGCCGGCCCCGGGACCGGCGTCACGCGGATCGGCGACCGCGGGTTCTTTATGGCCGGCGCCCACATTGCCCACGATTGCGTCGTCGGGAACGATGTGATCCTCGCGAACGCCGCCCTTCTCGGCGGGCACGTCACCGTTGGGGACCGGGCGTTCATCAGCGGGAACTCGGCCGTTCACCAGTTCTGCCGGGTCGGGCGGCTCGCGTTCCTCTCCGGCGCCTCGGGGTCGAGCAAGGACATCCCGCCGTTCTGGGTGATGCAGGACGTGAACTACGTCCGCGGGCTGAACCTGATCGGGATGCGCCGGGCCGGCATCCCGCCCGCGGAGCGCACCGCCATCCGCAAGGCGTACCGCATCATCTACATGACCCGCCCCGCCCTGCCCCTGTCCGCGGCCCTGGCCCGCATCGAGGCCGAAGTGGGCGAGTTCCCGGCGGTTCAGGAACTCGTGGAATTCATCCGCACCTCGAAGCGCGGCATCTGCGGCGCGCACCGGCTCGCGAGCGACGCGTCCGACGACGAATCCGCCGCGGCGTAA
- a CDS encoding deoxyribonuclease IV, protein MPLFGAHLSISRGLHSAITDAVTLGCETVQIFTKNASQWNAPPLRDEDVTAFRRAAVASGLHWITVHDSYLINLASPKDELFAKSVAAFADELERAEALGADYLVTHPGAHTGSGEEAGLERVVAGYEEALARCPGYKVRVLLETTAGQGSSLGYRFEHLATVLDRANCADRMGVCFDTCHVFAAGYGLATAEDYAATFQQFDDLVGLERLNLFHMNDSEKPRGSRVDRHAGIGAGEIGEAAFRRLVTDVRFRDRPMILETPKKSADGTDMDSVNLALLRLFASEARAGGD, encoded by the coding sequence GTGCCACTCTTTGGCGCGCACCTGTCGATCAGTCGTGGGCTGCACTCGGCGATCACCGATGCGGTGACGCTGGGGTGCGAAACCGTTCAGATTTTCACCAAGAACGCGAGCCAGTGGAACGCCCCGCCGCTCCGCGACGAGGACGTGACCGCGTTCCGCCGGGCGGCGGTGGCGTCCGGCCTCCACTGGATCACCGTTCACGATTCGTACCTCATCAACCTGGCCTCGCCGAAGGACGAACTGTTTGCGAAGTCGGTCGCGGCGTTCGCGGACGAACTGGAGCGCGCCGAGGCGCTCGGCGCCGATTACCTCGTGACGCACCCGGGCGCGCACACCGGCAGCGGCGAGGAGGCCGGCTTGGAGCGGGTGGTGGCGGGGTACGAAGAGGCGCTCGCCCGGTGCCCGGGGTACAAGGTGCGGGTGCTGCTCGAAACCACCGCGGGGCAGGGGAGTTCACTCGGGTATCGGTTCGAGCATCTGGCCACCGTCCTCGACCGCGCCAACTGCGCCGACCGCATGGGCGTGTGCTTCGACACCTGTCACGTGTTCGCGGCCGGGTACGGACTGGCCACGGCGGAAGACTACGCGGCCACATTTCAGCAGTTCGACGATCTTGTTGGGCTGGAACGGCTCAACCTCTTTCACATGAACGATAGCGAGAAACCGCGCGGCAGCCGGGTGGACCGGCACGCCGGGATCGGGGCCGGTGAGATCGGCGAGGCGGCGTTCCGGCGGCTCGTGACGGATGTGCGGTTCCGCGACCGCCCGATGATCCTTGAAACGCCGAAAAAGAGTGCAGACGGGACCGATATGGACTCTGTCAATCTCGCACTGTTGCGACTGTTCGCGAGTGAGGCTCGCGCCGGTGGCGATTAA
- a CDS encoding GTP-binding protein, with translation MTVRFVMVGGFLGAGKTTTLGRLARHYQQQGKRVGVVTNDQAHDLVDTNTLRAQGLSVEEVPGACFCCRFDDLVGRVGSLEAGERPDVILAEPVGSCTDLVATVIQPLKDLYSGRFEVAPYAVLFKPSHGLRILRNQAAGGFSPKAAYIFKKQLEEADAIVINRVDELDPAQIDELSLLVTQQFPGTPVLRASATTGAGFDALTELLDQTGAFGRKILDIDYDIYAEGEAELGWLNATARLTSDEPFDLDALLTSVLGELAVVCRSLGGEVAHLKLIGMDDASAFAVGNVISSDTAPKLSLPSGLRPREADLIVNARVAIDPAVLEAEVKRVVALESAKVGVIAEFRTSQSLRPGRPVPTHRYSEAK, from the coding sequence ATGACGGTGCGATTCGTAATGGTTGGCGGATTCCTTGGCGCCGGAAAAACCACCACCCTCGGACGGCTGGCACGCCACTACCAGCAACAGGGGAAGCGGGTCGGGGTGGTGACCAACGACCAGGCTCACGACCTCGTGGACACCAACACGCTTCGCGCGCAAGGGCTGTCCGTTGAGGAGGTTCCGGGGGCGTGCTTCTGCTGCCGGTTCGACGACCTCGTCGGGCGGGTCGGCTCGCTCGAAGCCGGTGAGCGGCCCGACGTGATCCTTGCCGAGCCGGTGGGAAGCTGCACGGACCTTGTGGCGACCGTTATCCAGCCGCTGAAGGACCTCTACTCCGGTCGGTTCGAGGTCGCCCCTTACGCGGTGCTGTTCAAGCCGAGCCACGGCCTGCGCATCCTGCGTAACCAGGCCGCCGGCGGGTTCAGCCCGAAGGCCGCGTACATCTTCAAGAAGCAGCTCGAAGAGGCCGACGCGATCGTAATCAACCGGGTGGACGAACTCGACCCGGCGCAGATCGACGAACTGTCGCTGCTCGTGACTCAGCAGTTCCCTGGGACGCCGGTGCTGCGTGCGAGCGCAACGACCGGCGCGGGGTTCGACGCGTTGACGGAACTGCTCGACCAGACGGGCGCGTTCGGGCGCAAGATCCTCGACATCGACTACGACATCTACGCCGAAGGCGAGGCCGAACTCGGATGGCTCAACGCAACCGCTCGTCTCACGAGCGACGAGCCGTTCGACCTGGACGCGCTGCTCACCTCCGTCCTGGGGGAGTTGGCTGTGGTGTGCCGCTCGCTGGGGGGCGAGGTGGCGCACCTGAAGCTCATCGGGATGGACGACGCGAGCGCGTTCGCGGTCGGTAATGTGATCAGCAGCGATACGGCGCCGAAGCTGTCGCTCCCGAGCGGCCTTCGCCCGCGCGAGGCGGACCTGATCGTCAACGCCCGGGTGGCGATCGACCCGGCGGTGCTGGAGGCCGAGGTGAAACGGGTCGTGGCTCTGGAGTCTGCCAAGGTCGGAGTGATCGCAGAGTTCCGGACCAGCCAGAGCCTGCGCCCGGGGCGCCCGGTTCCGACGCACCGCTACTCCGAGGCGAAGTAG
- a CDS encoding 50S ribosomal protein L25: protein MSASVTLKTTARAETGSRAAARLRKQGLVPAIVYGHKQANVSLAVNAKELDQAIRVQHARVLDLDIEGKTETVLIRELQWDYLGKEMIHVDFERKDRAELVRVSVPVALKNAPKATGGGVLDQPFHALHVECPLGAIPESIAIDITNLTLGHPIHIRDLALPPGVKVLDAPEGVVVQLKLPGVEAEPTATDAGVGPEVIKPEKKKADDDDAAPAKK from the coding sequence ATGTCTGCGTCCGTCACCCTCAAGACCACTGCGCGCGCCGAGACCGGTTCGCGTGCCGCCGCCCGCCTCCGCAAGCAGGGGCTCGTCCCCGCGATCGTGTACGGGCACAAGCAGGCCAACGTGTCGCTCGCGGTCAACGCGAAGGAACTCGACCAGGCCATCCGCGTCCAGCACGCCCGCGTGCTCGACCTCGACATCGAAGGCAAGACCGAAACGGTCCTGATCCGCGAGCTCCAGTGGGACTATCTCGGCAAGGAGATGATCCACGTGGACTTCGAGCGCAAGGACCGGGCCGAACTGGTCCGCGTGTCGGTGCCCGTCGCGCTGAAGAACGCCCCGAAGGCGACCGGCGGCGGTGTGCTCGACCAGCCGTTCCACGCGCTGCACGTCGAGTGCCCCCTGGGCGCCATCCCCGAGTCGATCGCGATCGACATCACCAACCTGACCCTCGGCCACCCGATCCACATCCGCGACCTCGCCCTCCCGCCGGGCGTGAAGGTGCTCGACGCGCCGGAAGGCGTGGTCGTGCAACTGAAGCTCCCGGGCGTCGAGGCCGAACCGACCGCGACGGACGCGGGCGTCGGCCCCGAGGTCATCAAGCCCGAGAAGAAGAAGGCCGACGACGACGACGCGGCCCCGGCCAAGAAGTGA
- a CDS encoding putative oxidoreductase C-terminal domain-containing protein yields MFRLLRLMTLAPGHFHAALVQQRMLPGVHHRAHVYAPLDADTLTHLERIAGFNARADHPTTWDIDLRAAEDYRERFAREQPGNAAVISGRNRPKLDLIALAVENCVNVLADKPWIIDHADFPKLEAVLRQADLREVLVWDVLTERFEVTNWMLREFTRDEGLFGAWQTGTAGQPALWLRSVHHLKKTVAGRALVRPWWWFSTEISGEAIADVGTHLADLALWLIAPDQPVDYATQIQMLGADRALMLITQEQFGELTGLPVFPTELHPQVVEGNLYYAGHNSAVCTLRGVHVKLETSWEYESPTGCDTHQCVARGTRAVASIRQPAGARPELFLSATDPSRHAALTERLREKCASLQHDFNGLSVTDDGRELRVNIPENWRTTHEDHFAAVMEEFVRYFHAPRTVPPWEHTNALARYYITTKAAEMARAN; encoded by the coding sequence TTGTTCAGGCTTCTGCGGCTCATGACCCTGGCGCCGGGTCACTTTCACGCGGCGCTCGTGCAGCAGCGGATGCTGCCCGGGGTCCATCACCGCGCGCACGTGTACGCCCCACTCGACGCCGACACGCTGACGCACCTGGAGCGGATCGCCGGGTTCAACGCAAGGGCGGACCACCCGACGACCTGGGACATCGATCTCCGAGCCGCGGAGGACTACCGGGAGCGGTTCGCCCGCGAGCAACCGGGCAACGCGGCGGTCATCAGCGGGCGCAACCGGCCGAAGCTCGACCTGATCGCGCTCGCGGTCGAGAACTGCGTAAACGTACTGGCGGACAAGCCCTGGATCATCGACCACGCCGACTTCCCGAAGCTCGAAGCGGTGCTGCGTCAAGCGGACCTGCGCGAGGTGCTGGTCTGGGACGTGCTGACCGAGCGGTTCGAGGTTACCAACTGGATGCTCCGCGAGTTCACGCGCGACGAGGGCCTCTTCGGGGCGTGGCAAACGGGCACCGCCGGCCAACCGGCCCTGTGGTTGCGGAGCGTTCACCACCTCAAAAAAACGGTTGCCGGGCGCGCACTGGTGCGGCCGTGGTGGTGGTTCTCGACCGAAATTTCGGGCGAGGCCATCGCGGACGTGGGTACGCACCTGGCGGACCTGGCACTGTGGCTCATCGCCCCGGACCAGCCGGTGGATTACGCAACCCAGATCCAGATGCTCGGCGCCGACAGGGCGCTGATGTTGATCACGCAGGAACAGTTCGGGGAGCTAACAGGGCTTCCCGTTTTCCCGACCGAACTGCACCCGCAGGTGGTGGAAGGGAACCTGTACTATGCGGGGCACAACAGTGCCGTTTGCACGCTGCGCGGGGTCCATGTGAAACTTGAAACGTCGTGGGAGTACGAGTCCCCGACGGGCTGCGACACGCACCAGTGCGTCGCCCGCGGGACGCGCGCGGTCGCGAGCATCCGCCAGCCCGCCGGCGCCCGCCCGGAGCTGTTCCTGTCCGCAACAGACCCGAGCCGTCATGCCGCCCTGACCGAGCGGTTGCGAGAGAAGTGTGCGTCACTCCAGCACGATTTCAACGGGCTGTCCGTTACGGACGACGGGCGCGAGCTGCGGGTCAACATTCCCGAGAACTGGCGGACGACCCACGAGGACCACTTCGCCGCCGTCATGGAGGAGTTCGTGCGCTACTTTCACGCTCCCCGAACGGTACCGCCGTGGGAACACACTAACGCGCTCGCGCGTTACTACATCACAACAAAAGCCGCGGAGATGGCCCGGGCGAACTGA
- a CDS encoding RNA polymerase sigma factor → MRTIAALCRELLPDRRSDGELLGAFTSDRNEPAFQELVRRHGPLVWNTCRRLLPHTADAEDAFQAVFLVLASQGRKLAARETVGPWLYRVAVLTSRNLRRKNARRLARQRELPETASAGAPDSDLRADIDGALLALPERDREPIILCHLQGFTRQEAAARLGCPEGTLSARLNRGLAKLRVRLRAFDPVQALAVPAVAVPAALATNTVHAAVASGAAVAAVTPVVSSLVQGVLHMFWVQKATAASFAMCAVFVVGVGVGLGTRPVQTGVVAQDGSGAGAAAKPAKNAPPPGAESPTDELATLQRKIQAVEQQQKLRKTALEMAVQKLKEAKQLGEFLNDSKDVQAAVQLSREIEDVEQELRQLNRKLADHKMNSRTAEDWIKILEYTKLQASERTRMQHSEANLASAELKRAQALVEKLEAEAKGLATQLAQRQGDKTAPPGTNEDLNKKLADLNGMLKAAEAERQALAAYTKRTESQLALAEARVRELQAAIDGLAAKTAKPNAPTSAYIEIAIDPKGNEFTLREVSPQGTRERTPERAIGPIRTNDPAALALLLTRAKSDPNGPRDVRISATPETSKKSLQIVTDAIKTAGFKTAATEEPSPNRAPKLSPRPEAAGEQPNKTVDDQKGAERRYQDRLEQLQRLHEQREKEAKQLAEQLQQLKKVQDKELQERREKELQERPNKTTPQRP, encoded by the coding sequence ATGCGTACCATCGCTGCCCTCTGCCGCGAGCTGCTCCCCGACCGCCGGTCAGACGGCGAGTTGCTCGGCGCGTTCACGTCCGACAGAAATGAACCCGCGTTCCAGGAACTGGTCCGGCGGCACGGGCCGCTGGTCTGGAACACCTGTCGCCGCTTACTGCCACACACCGCCGACGCCGAGGACGCCTTCCAGGCCGTGTTCCTCGTACTCGCGAGCCAGGGGCGTAAGCTCGCGGCCCGTGAGACGGTCGGCCCGTGGCTGTACCGGGTCGCGGTGCTGACCTCGCGCAACCTCCGGCGCAAGAACGCCCGCCGGCTCGCCCGCCAGCGCGAGCTGCCGGAAACCGCCTCCGCCGGTGCTCCCGACTCTGACTTACGAGCCGACATCGACGGCGCGCTGCTCGCACTTCCCGAGCGCGACCGCGAACCCATCATTCTGTGCCACCTCCAGGGCTTCACGCGACAGGAAGCCGCGGCGCGGCTCGGCTGCCCAGAGGGCACGCTGTCCGCGCGACTGAACCGCGGGCTGGCGAAGTTGCGGGTCCGGCTCCGCGCCTTCGACCCGGTGCAAGCGCTCGCCGTCCCGGCGGTCGCGGTGCCGGCGGCACTGGCAACGAACACGGTTCATGCGGCGGTGGCATCGGGCGCGGCGGTCGCAGCGGTTACACCCGTGGTCTCTTCACTCGTCCAAGGGGTCCTTCACATGTTCTGGGTCCAGAAAGCCACCGCCGCGTCGTTCGCGATGTGCGCGGTGTTCGTGGTGGGCGTGGGCGTGGGGCTGGGCACCCGCCCGGTCCAAACGGGCGTGGTCGCCCAGGACGGTTCCGGCGCCGGTGCCGCTGCCAAACCCGCGAAGAACGCTCCGCCGCCCGGAGCCGAGAGTCCGACCGACGAGCTCGCCACCCTGCAACGCAAAATCCAGGCAGTTGAACAACAACAGAAGTTACGTAAGACCGCGCTCGAAATGGCTGTGCAGAAGCTAAAGGAAGCCAAGCAGTTAGGCGAGTTCCTCAATGATTCCAAGGACGTCCAAGCCGCCGTTCAGCTCTCACGCGAAATTGAGGACGTGGAGCAAGAGCTGCGCCAGCTCAACCGTAAGCTGGCCGATCACAAGATGAATTCGCGCACAGCCGAAGACTGGATAAAGATCCTGGAATATACCAAACTGCAGGCTTCTGAACGTACGCGCATGCAGCACTCAGAAGCCAATCTCGCGTCCGCAGAGTTGAAGCGAGCGCAAGCCCTGGTGGAGAAGCTTGAGGCCGAGGCGAAGGGGCTGGCCACACAACTTGCACAGCGCCAGGGTGACAAGACCGCTCCCCCAGGCACCAACGAAGACCTCAACAAGAAACTGGCCGATCTCAACGGAATGCTCAAGGCCGCGGAAGCGGAGCGACAGGCGCTCGCGGCGTACACGAAGCGGACCGAGTCGCAACTCGCACTCGCCGAAGCCCGGGTCCGCGAACTTCAAGCAGCGATTGACGGGCTCGCCGCCAAAACCGCAAAACCGAACGCCCCGACCTCTGCCTACATCGAAATCGCCATCGACCCGAAAGGGAACGAGTTCACCCTCCGCGAGGTGTCACCGCAGGGCACGCGAGAGCGCACCCCGGAACGGGCGATTGGCCCGATCCGGACCAATGACCCGGCGGCCCTCGCGCTGCTCCTGACGCGCGCCAAGAGCGACCCGAACGGTCCCCGGGACGTTCGCATCTCGGCCACCCCGGAAACGTCCAAGAAGTCGCTACAAATCGTAACCGACGCCATCAAGACGGCTGGGTTCAAGACGGCCGCTACGGAGGAGCCATCTCCGAACCGTGCTCCCAAGCTTAGCCCCCGCCCAGAGGCCGCGGGAGAGCAGCCCAACAAAACGGTGGACGACCAGAAGGGCGCCGAGCGGCGGTATCAGGATCGCCTCGAACAGCTCCAGCGGCTGCACGAGCAGCGGGAAAAGGAGGCCAAGCAGCTCGCCGAACAGCTCCAACAGCTTAAGAAGGTGCAAGATAAGGAGCTTCAGGAGCGGCGGGAAAAGGAACTCCAAGAGCGGCCCAACAAGACCACGCCGCAGCGCCCATAG